The Nitrosopumilus cobalaminigenes genome contains a region encoding:
- a CDS encoding tetratricopeptide repeat protein: MDDPKTNSVLDEGNRLFLQGKLREAITYYDKILDENPKHISSLNNKGYALSKLKEFDNAIKCYDAALEISPDDISVLVNKISSFRKQGNFDNALSICNDILNNNPKYNIALYHKERILFSMGKYDESIQCCNIILNDYPENGDVLFDKSCNFALLSKNDDALSFLEQAISQGLQYKIKAKKSKIFEKLSNDTRFKKLIL; this comes from the coding sequence ATGGATGATCCAAAAACAAATTCCGTTTTAGATGAGGGAAATAGATTATTTCTACAAGGGAAACTACGTGAAGCAATTACCTATTATGATAAAATTTTAGATGAAAATCCTAAACACATCAGTTCTCTTAATAATAAAGGATATGCCTTGAGTAAACTCAAAGAATTTGATAATGCCATAAAGTGTTATGATGCAGCATTAGAAATTTCTCCAGATGATATTTCTGTTCTAGTTAACAAAATATCTTCATTTCGAAAACAAGGCAATTTTGATAATGCTTTATCAATTTGTAATGACATTCTAAATAATAATCCAAAATATAATATTGCATTATATCATAAAGAACGAATTTTATTTTCTATGGGTAAATATGATGAATCCATTCAATGTTGTAATATAATTTTGAATGATTATCCAGAAAATGGGGATGTTTTATTTGATAAATCATGCAACTTTGCCTTGTTATCTAAAAATGATGATGCCTTATCTTTCCTAGAACAGGCTATTTCTCAAGGACTACAATACAAAATAAAAGCTAAAAAATCAAAAATCTTTGAAAAACTCTCTAATGATACTAGATTCAAAAAATTAATTTTGTAA
- a CDS encoding zinc-binding dehydrogenase, with translation MKALVYEEYTENDDFSKILKIKDIPIPEPKSNEVIIKVKTAALNYDDIWGMRGKPLAIPLPHISGTDAAGEVTAIGNDVKNIKVGDRVVSHGNMSCRVCKRCTAGREFDCKKRTIWGFETGPLWGGYCEYTHLPEVNVVKIPDSVSYDEAAAASMTMLTSWHMLVGRAKIQPGQIVLVMGGSSGVGNYGIQIAKLYGCTVIATASPDKLDKLLELGADFAVDHRKEDWHKEVRAIAKKIPKPLGDAPGVDVIFEHIGGSHWNKELTLLNYGGTIITTGATTGYNAKTDLRHIFFKGINILGSTQGTRAELEQGLYWMSQGKIKSIIDSVYSLENAAEAHTKMLKGKGLFGKILIKPES, from the coding sequence ATGAAAGCGCTAGTATATGAAGAATATACTGAAAATGACGATTTTTCTAAAATCTTAAAAATTAAAGATATTCCAATACCAGAACCAAAATCTAATGAAGTAATCATCAAAGTAAAAACTGCCGCTCTAAATTATGATGACATTTGGGGAATGAGAGGAAAACCTTTGGCAATTCCACTACCACATATTTCTGGTACAGATGCAGCTGGCGAAGTCACTGCAATTGGAAATGATGTAAAAAATATCAAAGTTGGTGATAGGGTTGTTTCTCATGGTAATATGTCATGTAGAGTTTGCAAAAGATGTACAGCAGGTAGAGAATTCGATTGTAAAAAACGTACAATTTGGGGTTTTGAAACTGGTCCGCTTTGGGGTGGTTACTGTGAATATACTCATCTTCCAGAAGTTAATGTGGTAAAAATTCCTGATAGTGTTTCATATGATGAAGCAGCAGCCGCATCCATGACAATGTTAACTTCTTGGCATATGTTAGTTGGTAGAGCAAAAATTCAACCAGGTCAAATTGTTCTTGTGATGGGCGGAAGCTCTGGAGTTGGGAATTATGGAATTCAAATTGCTAAACTTTATGGATGTACTGTAATAGCAACTGCGAGTCCAGATAAATTGGATAAATTATTAGAACTAGGAGCTGATTTTGCAGTTGATCATAGGAAAGAAGATTGGCATAAAGAAGTAAGAGCAATTGCAAAGAAAATTCCTAAACCACTAGGAGATGCTCCGGGTGTGGATGTAATTTTTGAGCACATTGGAGGTTCACATTGGAACAAAGAATTGACTTTATTGAATTATGGTGGAACAATAATTACAACTGGTGCAACCACTGGGTATAACGCTAAAACCGATTTGCGTCACATTTTCTTTAAGGGGATCAATATTTTAGGCTCAACTCAAGGTACTAGAGCTGAATTAGAACAAGGATTGTATTGGATGTCCCAAGGAAAAATAAAATCTATCATTGACTCTGTTTATTCTTTAGAAAATGCTGCAGAAGCTCATACAAAAATGCTCAAAGGTAAAGGACTCTTTGGAAAAATTTTGATCAAACCAGAATCTTGA
- a CDS encoding exosome complex RNA-binding protein Csl4 gives MSENAIFPGDKIASIEEYEAGDNAFDDGDMVRAATVGEKNIDKIARTANIKHPKLLSIPKVGDVIIGTVAAVMSSMIAVSIDYINGKPTTSKVECVCGTRNLRIRNVALVNDIVTLKILNHLNGTIHATISEPNLGVLFTKCRKCGGKVVPMRDAIKCTDCAWIDERKLSANFGNSDFVNLRG, from the coding sequence ATGTCTGAAAATGCAATATTTCCAGGAGACAAAATAGCATCTATTGAAGAATATGAGGCGGGAGACAATGCTTTTGATGATGGAGATATGGTTAGAGCCGCAACAGTTGGAGAGAAAAATATAGATAAAATTGCAAGAACTGCCAACATAAAACATCCAAAACTTCTATCAATTCCTAAAGTTGGCGATGTTATTATTGGGACAGTTGCAGCAGTGATGTCTTCCATGATTGCTGTTTCTATCGATTACATTAATGGAAAGCCAACAACCTCAAAAGTAGAGTGTGTTTGTGGAACACGTAATTTGAGAATCCGAAATGTTGCATTGGTAAATGATATTGTTACACTAAAAATTCTAAATCACCTTAATGGTACTATTCATGCAACAATTAGTGAGCCAAATTTAGGGGTTTTATTCACTAAATGCAGAAAATGCGGTGGCAAAGTTGTTCCAATGCGCGATGCAATAAAATGTACAGATTGTGCTTGGATTGATGAGAGAAAACTTTCTGCAAACTTTGGAAATAGTGATTTCGTAAATTTACGAGGTTAA